The Sphingomonas sp. OV641 DNA window GTGCGCCGGATATAGTGATTGTCGCCAAGGCAATCCGACTTATGATTGCTGTTCCGGCAGACCGTTCGGCTTGTTGATGATCCTGGCGGAAGGCGAAATGGACGTTTCAATTCTTGGCGGTGACGATATCGACCAGTTCGACCGGCGCATCATCGAGGTGCTGAGGAGCGACGGGCGGATCTCCGTCACCGAACTGGCGCAGCGCGTGGGGCTGTCCAAGACGCCGTGCCAGACCCGACTGAAGCGGCTGACCGACCGCGGTTTCATCCGCGGGTTCAAGGCCGTAGTGGATCCCGCGCGGCTGGGGCTGGGCCATGTCGCCTTCACGGAGGTGAAGCTGTCGGACACCAGGGAGGCGGCACTGGCCGAATTCCGGCGCGGCGTGCTGGCCATCGCGGAAGTGGAGGAATGCCACATGATCGCCAGCAGTTTCGATTACCTGCTGAAGATCCGCACCCGCGACATCCGCCACTACCGCGACATCCTGGGCGAGCGGATCTCGACCCTGCCGCATGTCGCCAGCACCTCCACCTTTGTGGCGATGGAAGCGATCCGCGAGGGCGGCTTCTAGAGCTCGACCGGCTGCCGCTGCGCCGCCGTGGCGGCCTCGCGCTCGGTGCGCTGGGTGGCGACGCGCTCGGCACGATCGGCCATGGTCTCCCACGCCCGTGCGGCACGCTCACAGCGTTCGCGCACGTTATCGAGCGTCGCGTCGCGGGCATTGGCAAACTCGCTGGCGGCGCGGGCGCGGTACACGGTTGCATCATCGGCCATGGGGCGGGCTCCCTTTTGCTGTTCAAGGTCGCCGGCCGGCACCATCGCCGGCCGGCGGATGCGCGATGCTTATTCCGCGGCTTCGAGCGAGACCGCGCTGGTGCGGCCGCGACGATCATTCTCCAGCTCGTAGCTGACGCGCTGGTTCTGGTTCAGCGTGATGAAGCCGGCGCGCTCCACGGCGGAAATGTGCACAAAGGCGTCCGGGCCGCCATTGTCCGGCGCGATGAAGCCGAAGCCCTTGTCGGCGTTGAAGAATTTGACGGTGCCGATGTTGGCCATGGGGATATTCCTTCTTGTTTCGGACGGGCGAGCCGACGACCGGAGCGCCCGGTGCCGCGGCAGCAGGGAAAGAAGGAAGAAGGTGCCGCAAAGCGCCAAAGACCGTCGATTTGCGAACGTAGCGGGCGACATATAGGGGCGCCGGCCCTGAATAGCGAATCAGCATCGGTGCGAACAGTTCCGCAGAGAATTGCGCGAGGCGAGCGGCGGCGGGGGCTGGCCTGGGCGCTGCTGAAGCTGGCAGGGTCGGAATGATGAAATCAACTATCCAAAATGCTTGTCAAAGGAAGTGCTTGCAGATTGCGACATCTCTAGACAGAATTTGGTTCGTCAACCGGGGGGTGGAACATGGATCTCGCAACGCGTCTAGCCGAACTTCAAAAACGAACAATCGAACATCGCGAGGTCCTTCTAACAGAAGAGGCAGCGAAGACGGCGCTGGTAATGCCGTTCTTGCAGTCTCTTGGATATGACGTTTTCAATCCTAAGGAAGTGGTCCCAGAATTTACGGCTGATGTTGGTATCAAGAAGGGTGAAAAGGTAGACTACGCCATCTGCGCCGATAGCAAAGTGAACATATTGGTTGAGTGTAAACCATCAACATCAGAGCTTAATGTCAGCCATGCGTCACAGCTTTTCAGGTACTTCTCAACTACAGAGGCGCGCTTGGCCGTGCTTACAAACGGTGTGAACTACCATTTTTTCTCCGATGTGGAGAAGCCGAATAAGATGGACGAGCGACCATTTTTCACGTTTTGCATGGATGCAATCAAGCCAAGCGATGTGCGCACGCTAGAGAAGTTTGGTAAAAGCGACTTTGATATTAAAAAGATAATTCAAGAAGCGGGAAATCTGAAGCTTCAATCATTGCTCAGGAAAGCCATCGAACAAGAATTTTCTGAGCCATCCGACGAGTTCGTAAGACTTTTCGCTGGGCGGGTGATCGAGGGACGTATCACACCGGCGGCCAAAGAAAGTATCGCTCGCTTGGTTCCCAGTACCATAGGAGCATTGATACGGGACCGGGTGAACGAGCGGCTTTCATCCGCGCTGAACGCTACCACTCCTGTGATGGTCGAGCCAGATGAAGGCGAAATCTCTTTACCTGAA harbors:
- a CDS encoding Lrp/AsnC family transcriptional regulator, whose translation is MDVSILGGDDIDQFDRRIIEVLRSDGRISVTELAQRVGLSKTPCQTRLKRLTDRGFIRGFKAVVDPARLGLGHVAFTEVKLSDTREAALAEFRRGVLAIAEVEECHMIASSFDYLLKIRTRDIRHYRDILGERISTLPHVASTSTFVAMEAIREGGF
- a CDS encoding type I restriction enzyme HsdR N-terminal domain-containing protein, which gives rise to MDLATRLAELQKRTIEHREVLLTEEAAKTALVMPFLQSLGYDVFNPKEVVPEFTADVGIKKGEKVDYAICADSKVNILVECKPSTSELNVSHASQLFRYFSTTEARLAVLTNGVNYHFFSDVEKPNKMDERPFFTFCMDAIKPSDVRTLEKFGKSDFDIKKIIQEAGNLKLQSLLRKAIEQEFSEPSDEFVRLFAGRVIEGRITPAAKESIARLVPSTIGALIRDRVNERLSSALNATTPVMVEPDEGEISLPEEGIVTTQEELGGFHIVQAIASRFVDPKRIAIRDSKSYCAILLDDNNRKTIARMWFNSPTTRYFGTFEGKEETRHLMPELTGIYQLMPQIEARLRELDETIPA
- a CDS encoding cold-shock protein, whose product is MANIGTVKFFNADKGFGFIAPDNGGPDAFVHISAVERAGFITLNQNQRVSYELENDRRGRTSAVSLEAAE